One genomic window of Daphnia pulex isolate KAP4 chromosome 10, ASM2113471v1 includes the following:
- the LOC124205331 gene encoding histone H3, with amino-acid sequence MARTKQTARKSTGGKAPRKQLATKAARKSAPATGGVKKPHRYRPGTVALREIRRYQKSTELLIRKLPFQRLVREIAQDFKTDLRFQSSAVMALQEASEAYLVGLFEDTNLCAIHAKRVTIMPKDIQLARRIRGERA; translated from the coding sequence ATGGCTCGTACCAAGCAGACCGCTCGCAAATCCACCGGTGGCAAGGCGCCCCGCAAACAGTTGGCCACCAAAGCCGCTCGCAAAAGTGCCCCGGCCACTGGAGGAGTCAAGAAACCCCATCGTTATCGTCCCGGCACCGTCGCCCTTCGTGAGATCCGTCGCTACCAAAAGTCGACCGAGCTTCTGATCCGCAAGTTGCCATTCCAGCGCTTGGTCAGAGAAATCGCCCAGGATTTCAAGACCGACTTGCGTTTCCAGAGCTCGGCCGTCATGGCCCTGCAGGAGGCCAGCGAGGCTTACTTGGTGGGTCTTTTCGAAGACACCAACTTGTGCGCCATCCACGCCAAACGAGTAACCATCATGCCTAAAGACATCCAGCTCGCTCGCCGTATTCGTGGTGAACGTGCCTAA